One Malus domestica chromosome 11, GDT2T_hap1 genomic region harbors:
- the LOC139189506 gene encoding uncharacterized protein, which translates to MTANEYYMRFTDLSHYDLEVAANPVEMLCCFRLGTLNILGHFARVLIDCGATHSVISHKFAQMTQPHPTPLGYDLEFAMPRGEKCYVSCVYPGCPVLVEDVVMLANLILLDIVDFDVIFGTYWLHYNHANIDCYKKSVTFLCPGLPEVTFVGERSRVRHGVISTIRAKRLLEKGCQGYLAHVVLNDNTPSSVGDVRVVRHFPDVFPDDLPRLPSDRDVEFTIDLLPGTDLIFLTLYQMAPAELRELKIQLQELVGFIQPSRGALVLFVRKKDGTLRLCIDYRQLNRIRSEDVPKTAFRTHYGHYEFLVMPFGLTNAPAVFMDLMNRVFQQYLDRFFIVFIDDILLYSKSKSEHVRHLTLVLKKLKEHHLYAKFTKCQFWLDQVAFLGHVIFAQGILVDPQKVAAVENWEQPRTVTKHGRVIAYALRQLKPHEMNYPTHDLELAAIVFALKIWRHYLYGEKYALSRKPQARINALYACHVPLLVDLRSTGVKLEVEGREKVLLVNFQEGRMYVPNNAELKKEILDEAHVLAYAMHPEDLTYDEEPVTILDWKDKVLRNKTVHLVKVLWRNHSMEEATWETDDRIKEMYPCLFYDY; encoded by the exons ATGACAGCTAATGAGTACTACATGAggtttactgatttgtctcaCTATGATCTGGAGGTGGCTGCTAATCCGGTTGAGATGCTTTGTTGTTTCAGGTTGG GTACGttgaatattcttggtcattttgctagagtattaattgattgtggtgctacacattctgttatttctcataagttcgctcaaatgacacaacctcatcctacacctcttgggtatgatttagagtttgctatgcctagaggggagaaATGTTATGTTAGTTGTGTTTATCCAGGATGTCCCGTGTTAGTGGAGGATGTTGTTATGCTAGCTAACCTCATCCTGttagatattgttgattttgatgttatttttggcacatattggttgcattataatcatgCCAATATAGATTGCTACAAGAAGTCAGTTACTTTCCTTTGTCCTGGATTGCCTGAGGTTACATTTGTGGGCGAGCGTAGTAgggtgagacatggtgttatttctacCATAAGGGCTAAAAGGTTGTTAGAgaaaggttgtcaaggatatttagctcatgtggtgttgaatgataatACTCCTAGTAGTGTGGGGGATGTACGAGTAGTCAGGCATTTTCCTGACGTATTCCCTGATGATTTACCTAGATTACCGTCAGACCGAGACGTGGAGTTTACTATTGATTTACTTCCAGGTACAGATCTTATATTTTTAACTCTTTATcaaatggctcctgctgaattgagggaattgaagattcagttgcaggaattagttggttttattcagcctagtagGGGAGCTCTggttttatttgtgaggaagaaagacgggactttgaggctatgtattgattataggcaattgaatcgg atCAGAAGTGAGGATGTCCCTAAGACAGCTTTTAGGACTcattatggtcattatgagtttcttgtgatgccattcgggttaactaatgcacctgcagtttttatggatttgatgaatcgagtattccagcaaTATTTAGACAGGTTTTTCATTGTCTTTATTGACGATATTCTGTTGTACTCTAAGTCTAAATCGGAGCATGTTCGACATcttactttggtgttgaagaaattgaaggaacaccatttgtatgctaagtttaccAAGTGCCAATTTTGGctagatcaagtggcatttttgggacatgttataTTTGCTCAAGGTATTCTGGTAGATCCTCAAAAGGTAGCAGCTGTTGAAAATTGGGAGCAACCACGAACCGTCACTAAG catggtagggtgattgcttatgctttgaGACAGTTGAagcctcatgagatgaattatcctactcatgatcttGAGTTAGCAGCTAtcgtctttgctttgaagatttggagacattatctttatggtgaaaaAT atgcacttagtaggaagcctcaagcgagaattaatgctttgtacgcttgtcatgttcctcttcttgtggatttgagATCCACTGGAGTGAAGTTAGAGGTGGAAGGTCGAGAGAAAGTTTTACTTGTTaattttcaa gaaggaagaatgtatgtgccgaataatgcagagttaaagaaagaaattcttGATGAAGCACATGTTTTggcttatgcaatgcatcctgagg atttgacttatgatgaggagccagtgACGATTTTGGActggaaagataaggttctgAGGAATAAGACCGTGCACTTAGTGAAAGTTTTgtggagaaatcactcaatggAGGAAGCCACCTGGGAGACGGATGATCGCATAAAGGAAATGTATCCATGCTTATTCTATGATTATTAG
- the LOC103407267 gene encoding dicarboxylate transporter 1, chloroplastic-like isoform X2: MASLALTTAATTPTFPSLRSRTPFPKSLLLKPFPASQTRRNSLKSDALGFNKTLSPLISSPKLSNLTRDFTPSRRGLSVKATVASGGSAITPAKEPWQGAAMTPLIASIATGLILWFFPTPAGVTKNAWQLLSIFLATIVGIITQPLPLGAVALLGLGASVLTKTLTFAAAFSAFGDPIPWLIALAFFFARGFIKTGLGNRIAYQFVSLFGSSSLGLGYSLVFSEALLAPAIPSVSARAGGIFLPLVKSLCVACGSNVGDGTEGKLGSWLMLTCFQTSVVSSAMFLTAMAANPLSANLTLNTIKQTIGWTDWAKAAIVPGLVSLIVVPLLLYIIYPPEVKSSPDAPKLARERLEKMGPMSNNEIIMAGTLFLTVGLWIFGGVLSVDAVTAAILGLSVLLVTGVITWKECLAESVAWDTLTWFAALIAMAGYLNKYGLISWFSQTVVKVCLSFRLLVTYSCMLLISPLLKIIYF, from the exons ATGGCGTCCCTCGCCCTCACCACCGCCGCCACCACCCCCACCTTCCCCTCCCTCAGATCCCGCACTCCCTTCCCCAAATCTTTACTACTAAAGCCGTTTCCTGCCTCCCAAACTCGTCGAAACTCCCTCAAAAGCGACGCCCTCGGTTTCAACAAAACCCTCTCCCCCCTTATTTCCTCCCCCAAGCTCTCCAATTTAACCCGCGACTTCACTCCCTCCCGCCGCGGCTTGTCCGTCAAGGCCACTGTAGCCAGCGGCGGGTCCGCCATCACTCCCGCCAAGGAACCATGGCAGGGCGCGGCGATGACGCCTCTAATCGCGTCCATTGCGACGGGACTTATCCTCTGGTTCTTTCCCACTCCTGCCGGAGTCACTAAAAATGCGTGGCAGCTCCTCTCCATTTTCCTCGCTACCATCGTCGGTATCATTACTCAGCCCCTGCCTCTCGGAGCCGTCGCCTTGCTCGGCCTCGGTGCCTCCGTCCTCACGAAAACGCTGACTTTCGCCGCCGCTTTCTCCGCCTTCGGAGATCCAATCCCCTGGCTCATCGCCCTCGCCTTCTTCTTCGCCCGAGGCTTCATCAAGACTGGACTTGGCAATCGAATTGCGTACCAGTTCGTCTCCCTCTTCGGTAGCTCCTCTCTAGGGTTAGGGTACAGTCTGGTCTTCAGCGAGGCCTTGTTGGCACCGGCGATCCCCTCTGTCTCGGCCCGAGCCGGTGGGATTTTCTTGCCGTTGGTGAAGTCCCTCTGCGTCGCCTGCGGCAGCAATGTTGGCGACGGGACCGAGGGTAAGTTGGGGTCGTGGTTGATGCTCACGTGCTTCCAGACTTCGGTGGTTTCATCGGCAATGTTCTTGACGGCCATGGCTGCTAACCCCTTGAGCGCCAACTTGACATTAAACACGATTAAGCAGACGATTGGGTGGACGGATTGGGCCAAGGCGGCGATTGTCCCCGGCTTGGTGTCGTTGATTGTGGTGCCGTTGTTGTTGTACATTATATACCCGCCGGAGGTGAAGAGCAGCCCGGATGCGCCAAAGCTTGCCAGGGAAAGGCTGGAGAAGATGGGGCCGATGTCTAACAATGAGATTATCATGGCCGGGACTCTGTTTCTTACg GTTGGGCTTTGGATTTTTGGAGGAGTTTTGAGTGTGGATGCTGTTACTGCTGCTATTCTTGGATTATCTGTTCTCCTCGTGACTGGTGTTATTACATGGAAGGAGTGCTTAGCTGAATCAGTGGCCTGGGATACACTTACTTGGTTTGCTGCACTCATTGCAATGGCTGGGTATCTCAACAAATACGGTCTTATTTCTTGGTTTAGCCAGACCGTAGTTAAGGTTTGTCTTTCTTTCCGCTTACTGGTCACCTACTCGTGCATGCTTCTGATATCACCACTATTAAAA ATTATCTACTTCTAG
- the LOC103407267 gene encoding dicarboxylate transporter 1, chloroplastic-like isoform X1, translating to MASLALTTAATTPTFPSLRSRTPFPKSLLLKPFPASQTRRNSLKSDALGFNKTLSPLISSPKLSNLTRDFTPSRRGLSVKATVASGGSAITPAKEPWQGAAMTPLIASIATGLILWFFPTPAGVTKNAWQLLSIFLATIVGIITQPLPLGAVALLGLGASVLTKTLTFAAAFSAFGDPIPWLIALAFFFARGFIKTGLGNRIAYQFVSLFGSSSLGLGYSLVFSEALLAPAIPSVSARAGGIFLPLVKSLCVACGSNVGDGTEGKLGSWLMLTCFQTSVVSSAMFLTAMAANPLSANLTLNTIKQTIGWTDWAKAAIVPGLVSLIVVPLLLYIIYPPEVKSSPDAPKLARERLEKMGPMSNNEIIMAGTLFLTVGLWIFGGVLSVDAVTAAILGLSVLLVTGVITWKECLAESVAWDTLTWFAALIAMAGYLNKYGLISWFSQTVVKFVGGLGLSWQASFGILVLLYFYSHYFFASGAAHIGAMFTAFLSVSTALGTPPYFGAMVLAFLSNLMGGLTHYGIGSAPVFYGANYVPLAKWWGYGFLISVVNIIIWLGVGGIWWKFIGLW from the exons ATGGCGTCCCTCGCCCTCACCACCGCCGCCACCACCCCCACCTTCCCCTCCCTCAGATCCCGCACTCCCTTCCCCAAATCTTTACTACTAAAGCCGTTTCCTGCCTCCCAAACTCGTCGAAACTCCCTCAAAAGCGACGCCCTCGGTTTCAACAAAACCCTCTCCCCCCTTATTTCCTCCCCCAAGCTCTCCAATTTAACCCGCGACTTCACTCCCTCCCGCCGCGGCTTGTCCGTCAAGGCCACTGTAGCCAGCGGCGGGTCCGCCATCACTCCCGCCAAGGAACCATGGCAGGGCGCGGCGATGACGCCTCTAATCGCGTCCATTGCGACGGGACTTATCCTCTGGTTCTTTCCCACTCCTGCCGGAGTCACTAAAAATGCGTGGCAGCTCCTCTCCATTTTCCTCGCTACCATCGTCGGTATCATTACTCAGCCCCTGCCTCTCGGAGCCGTCGCCTTGCTCGGCCTCGGTGCCTCCGTCCTCACGAAAACGCTGACTTTCGCCGCCGCTTTCTCCGCCTTCGGAGATCCAATCCCCTGGCTCATCGCCCTCGCCTTCTTCTTCGCCCGAGGCTTCATCAAGACTGGACTTGGCAATCGAATTGCGTACCAGTTCGTCTCCCTCTTCGGTAGCTCCTCTCTAGGGTTAGGGTACAGTCTGGTCTTCAGCGAGGCCTTGTTGGCACCGGCGATCCCCTCTGTCTCGGCCCGAGCCGGTGGGATTTTCTTGCCGTTGGTGAAGTCCCTCTGCGTCGCCTGCGGCAGCAATGTTGGCGACGGGACCGAGGGTAAGTTGGGGTCGTGGTTGATGCTCACGTGCTTCCAGACTTCGGTGGTTTCATCGGCAATGTTCTTGACGGCCATGGCTGCTAACCCCTTGAGCGCCAACTTGACATTAAACACGATTAAGCAGACGATTGGGTGGACGGATTGGGCCAAGGCGGCGATTGTCCCCGGCTTGGTGTCGTTGATTGTGGTGCCGTTGTTGTTGTACATTATATACCCGCCGGAGGTGAAGAGCAGCCCGGATGCGCCAAAGCTTGCCAGGGAAAGGCTGGAGAAGATGGGGCCGATGTCTAACAATGAGATTATCATGGCCGGGACTCTGTTTCTTACg GTTGGGCTTTGGATTTTTGGAGGAGTTTTGAGTGTGGATGCTGTTACTGCTGCTATTCTTGGATTATCTGTTCTCCTCGTGACTGGTGTTATTACATGGAAGGAGTGCTTAGCTGAATCAGTGGCCTGGGATACACTTACTTGGTTTGCTGCACTCATTGCAATGGCTGGGTATCTCAACAAATACGGTCTTATTTCTTGGTTTAGCCAGACCGTAGTTAAG TTTGTTGGCGGATTGGGTCTTTCATGGCAAGCATCTTTCGGCATTCTGGTTCTTCTATATTTCTACTCTCACTACTTCTTCGCCAGTGGAGCTGCTCATATCGGTGCCATGTTTACAGCTTTCTTGTCTGTTTCTACCGCTCTTGGTACTCCTCCATACTTTGGAGCGATGGTGCTTGCATTCCTCTCCAACCTCATGGGTGGTCTTACCCATTACGGCATTGGGTCAGCACCTGTTTTCTATGGTGCTAACTACGTTCCACTTGCCAAGTGGTGGGGTTACGGATTCCTTATATCCGTCGTCAACATCATTATTTGGCTTGGAGTTGGAGGGATTTGGTGGAAGTTCATCGGCTTGTGGTAA